CGATAATATATCCGGTCGATGTGCCGGCATCAAGATATACAACATCTTTGTCAGTGATTAGTGAGGCAGCATATTGTGCAATTGTAATTTTAGAATCACGGTTTAGAATTTCGCGTTCAGAGACGGAAATATCCTTCGTGATTTCCTTTGAGGATGCAAGTGCACCACCATGTACCTTTACTAATAATCGTTTTTTATCCAATTCTGTAAGATCTCTTCGAATTGTAGATTCAGATGCATCAAAAAGTTCCATTAATTCTTGTACGGTTGCTTTTCCATTTTCATTTACAAGCTTTAAAATCGCATTTTTTCTTTCATCAATCAGCATAATCTTTCGTCTCCTTCGTTTTGAATGAATGATAATGACAGATTTTGATTCTTATTTCATTATAAAAGAATCAAAAATGAATGTCAAACAAAGCGAAACGAGCATTTTGCACGAAAACAAGGATTAAATTTTGTCTATATTTACATGAATGAATATGACTGGAAGTGATTGACAATGACTGAAAACGAGAATATAATCAAAGCATAAAGCAAATCTCGTCAAAAACATTTAAAAAACGTCATAAGAAGGCAGGAGGGAATAATGAATGGTTTATACAGTAACATTTAACCCATCACTTGATTACATTGTGAATGTTTCTGATTTTAAATTAGGTCAGGTGAACAGAACAGAAAAAGAGGTGATGTTTCCGGGGGGAAAGGGAATTAACGTATCCATCGTTTTAAAGAATCTTGGAATGGAAAGTACAATCCTGGGATTTACAGCAGGATTTACCGGTGAAGAGATTCAGAGAAGAGTCAAAGAAATGGGATGCGTAGAAAAACTGATTCCTATCGCAAATGGCTATTCAAGGATCAATCTAAAACTTCGTTCCAACGAAGAGAGTGAGATCAATGGTATGGGACCGGAAATCGGAAAAGAAGATATCGACAAGCTTTATCAAATGTTAGATACATTAAAAGCAGGAGATGTACTTGTTCTTGCAGGAAGTATTCCGGCATCTATGCCATCTACAATGTACAGCGACATTATGGAATATCTTCAGAATAAAGAAGTTATGATCGCAGTAGATGCAACAAAAGATTTGTTGGTAAATGTACTGCCATTTCATCCATTTGTAATCAAACCGAATAATTATGAGCTCGGAGAGATTTTCAATGTAACATTGAAAGATAAGAAAGATGTCATTGTTTATGCCAAAAAGTTACAGGAACAGGGGGCAAGAAATGTTCTGGTGTCTATGGCAGGTGACGGAGCGGTGCTAGTTGCAGAAGATGGTTCTGTATATGAAAGCGAAGCTCCAAAAGGAAAGGTTGTCAATTCTGTAGGAGCAGGGGATTCAATGGTAGCAGGCTTTTTGTATGGATATCTGACGACACAAAATTATGAGATAGCATTTAAAAATGGTGTTGCAACAGGAAGTGCGAGTGCATTTTCAGAAAATCTTGCAACAAAAGAAGAAGTGGAAGCAATTTTAAACACATTATAAAAAATGGGAGGTTTCAGTTATGAGGATTCGGGATTTACTTGCACCGGAAAGCATTTGTCTGAATGGAGCCGCAGCAGACAAAAAAGATGTACTAAATCAGATGGTCGATCTGATGGCAAAAAGCGGAAAGGTATCTGATAAGGAAAATTATCTGGCAGCTGTATTTGCAAGAGAAGAGGAAGGGACAACAGGAGTAGGAGACGGAATTGCAATTCCTCATGGAAGATGTACAGGAGTAAATAAGCCGGGACTTGCAGCTATGGTACTGCCACAAGGAGTTGAGTATGAGGCTCTGGATGATGAGCCGGTTAATCTGATCTTTCTTATTGCTGCACCGGAAGGGGCTGGAAATGTACACATCACAATTTTGAGCAAGTTGTCGATGATGCTGATGGATGACACATTTACAGAATCTCTTCGCAAAGCAAAATCAGTAGAAGAGTTTCTTAATATTATAGATGCAGCAGAGACAGAAAAGGATGATGCGGATGCTGCAAAGGAAAAAGCGGCAGCCCAGACGGATCTTGCAGCAGATAAAGAGAAAGACAATCAGAAATTAATTCTTGCGGTAACAGCATGTCCAACCGGAATTGCCCACACATATATGGCAGCTGAGAGCATTGAGAAGGCAGCAAAGAAAAAAGGATACCTTGTAAAAGTAGAGACAAGAGGATCCGGTGGAGCTAAAAATGTTTTGACAGAAGAAGAAATCGAAGCCGCAGACGGAATTATTGTAGCAGCAGATACAAATGTTCTGATGGATAGATTTGATGGAAAAGCATTGATTGAATGTCAGGTTTCACATGGAATCAACAAGGCTGATGAGTTAATCGATACAATTGTTTCAGGACAGGCAGAAATTTATAAGGCGGCTGCACCTGCAAAAAAATCAAACGCACAGTCAATGAGCGGCGGTGTGGGTCATACAATTTACAAACATTTGATGAATGGTGTATCTCATATGCTTCCATTCGTTGTAGGCGGAGGTATCCTGATCGCGATTGCGTTTTTGATTGATGGGTTATGTATAGACTTAAATGCTTTGAGTGCGGCAGAGAGAGCAAACTTTGGTACAATCACACCAATCGCAGCAACATTTAAAACAATTGGTGGCGTTGCATTTGGATTTATGCTACCAATCCTTGCAGGATTTATCGCAATGAGTATTGCTGACAGACCGGGACTTGTGGCAGGTTTTGTAGGCGGAGCAATCGCAGCAAACGGAACATCGGGATTTCTGGGAGCATTGGCAGCAGGTTTCCTTGCAGGATTTATTGTAAATCTGATTAAAAAAGTATGTGAAAAATTACCGGATTCACTGGAAGGTATCAAACCGGTATTACTCTACCCTGTATTTGGCGTACTATTGATGGGATTGAGTATGACATTTATTATTGAACCAATCGTTGGAGTTATTAACACTGGATTGAACAATGGTCTGGGAAGCTTAAGTGGAATGAATGCAGTTCTTCTTGGAGCAATCCTCGGAGGAATGATGTCAATCGATATGGGTGGCCCATTCAACAAGGCAGCTTATGTATTCGGTACAGCATCTATCGCAGCAGGAAACTATAACATTATGGCAGCAGTTATGGTAGGAGGAATGGTTGCACCATGTGCGATCGCTCTTGCAACACTCTTATTTAAAAATAAATTTACAGTGGAAGAACGTAAATCCGGACCTACAAACTTTGTTATGGGCCTGTCATTTATTACAGAAGGAGCAATTCCATTTGCTGCATCAGATCCGCTGCATGTACTTCCAGCTTGTATTGTCGGATCTGCACTTGCAGGAGCTTTGTCTATGGCATTTAACTGTACACTGATGGCACCTCATGGTGGAATCTTTGTATTCCCTGTTGTAGGTAATCCGATCATGTATGTGGTTGCACTTGTGGCAGGAACTATTGTAGGAGCAATTTTACTTGGTATATTGAAAAAAACAGTAGAAAATGAGTAGAATTGTAAAAATGTACAGAGTTTTCATAAAAATAAGCGTAATATAAGAAAAAATGAATGAAATTTTACCGGGGGTAAAATTAATGCTTGCCTTTTAAAAAGGTTTGAGTTATATTGAAAGCAGGAAATGAAACAGGGGCGTTCCAAGGATACTTGGAGTGCCTCTTTTTTTTCTGGACATAAATTATTTTGGGAAAAGGAGAAGAACAATGAGCACAGAATTAATTAATGTGGCTGACATTTTTGGAGAAAACGTATTTAACGATACGGTTATGCAGGAACGTTTACCAAAAAAGATTTATAAAAACTTAAAGAAAACAATTGAAGAGGGAAAAGAGCTGGATCTTGAGACAGCAGATGTCATTGCTCATGAGATGAAAGAATGGGCAATCGAAAAGGGAGCAACACATTACACACACTGGTTTTTACCATTGACAGGTGTTACAGCAGAGAAGCATGATTCATTTATTTCTGCTCCACTTCCAAGTGGAAAAGTATTGATGAGTTTTTCAGGAAAAGAACTGATCAAAGGTGAGCCGGATGCATCTTCATTCCCATCAGGCGGACTTCGTGCTACATTTGAGGCAAGAGGATATACAGCATGGGATTGTACTTCACCTGCATTTGTCAGACAGGATGCAGCGGGAGCTACACTTTGTATTCCTACAGCATTCTGTTCTTATACAGGAGAGGCTCTTGATCAGAAGACTCCACTTCTTAGATCAATGGAAGCTATCAATACACAGGCACTCAGACTTCTCCGTTTATTTGGAAATACAACATCAAAAAAGGTAACTCCATCTGTTGGTGTTGAACAGGAATATTTCCTGGTTGATGCAGAGAAATTTATGCAGAGAAAAGATTTAATTTATACAGGACGTACATTGTTTGGAGCTATGCCTCCAAAAGGACAGGAGTTGGACGATCACTATTTCGGAACAATCCGTCAGAGAATTGCATCTTTCATGAGAGATGTTAACATTGAGCTGTGGAAAGTCGGTGTATCTGCAAAGACACAGCACAATGAGGTTGCACCTGCACAGCACGAGCTTGCTCCGATTTATGCAGAAGCGAATATCGCAGTAGATCACAACCAGATCATCATGCAGACATTGAAGAGAGTTGCATGTCAGCATGGTATGAAGTGTCTGCTTCATGAGAAACCGTTTGCGGGAGTCAATGGTTCAGGTAAACATGATAACTGGTCTATCACGACAGATGATGGAATCAATATGTTAGAGCCAGGTAAGACACCTCACGAAAATACACAGTTTTTACTTGTACTTGCATGTATTTTAAAGGCAGTATACAAACATGCAGATTTGCTTCGTCAGTCAGCAGCTGATCCGGGAAATGACCACAGACTTGGAGCAAATGAGGCACCACCGGCAATTATCTCTGTATTCCTTGGAGAACAGCTTGAGGATGTAAGACAGCAGCTGATCAGCACAGGTACAGCTACACACAGTTTGAAAGGTGGAAAATTGGAAACTGGTGTTGCAACACTTCCAGATCTTTCTAAAGATGCAACAGACAGAAACAGAACATCACCATTTGCATTTACAGGAAATAAATTTGAATTCCGTATGGTTGGCTCTCGTGACTCTGTCGCAAATCCAAACATCGTACTGAACACAATCGTTGCAGAAGCATTTGCGGATGCTTGTGACGTTCTTGAGAAGGCAGATGACTTTGAACTTGCAGTACATGACCTGATCAAAGAATACATGGTCGAAAGTGATAAAGTTGTATTTAACGGAAATGGTTATTCTGATGAGTGGGTAGCAGAAGCAGAGAGACGTGGACTTCCAAATATTAAGTCTATGGTAGAGTCTATTCCTGCAATTACAACAGATAAAGCAGTTGCATTGTTCGAGAGATTTAGTGTGTTTACAAAAGCCGAGCTTGAATCACGTGCAGAGATTGAGTATGAAGCATATGCGAAAGCAGTCAATATCGAGGCTCGCACAATGATCGATATGGCAAGTAAACAGTTTATCCCGGCTGTTATGAAATATACAAAACAGCTTGCGGATACAGTGATCGCTGTAAAAGAAGCAGGAGTGGACGCAGAAGTTCAGGCAGAAGCACTTACAGAAGTTTCAGTACTTTTAAAAGAAACAAAAGAAGCACTTGCTACATTAAAGAAAGTAACAGAAGAAGCAGCAGAAAAAGAAGAAGGAGAAGTTCAGGCAACATACTATCATTCAGAAGTTGTTCCTGCAATGGAAGCACTTCGTGTGCCGGTTGACAAGCTGGAAATGATCGTGGACAAAGAAGCTTGGCCAATGCCTTCTTATGGAGATTTGATCTTCGAGGTTTAATACATAAAAAATATATAAGGTCAGAAGTTCTGATAACAAAGAGAAGCGGATTCCGAAATGGAGTTCGCTTTTTCTGTTGCATTATAAACTGACAAAACAACTAAGATTCTGTTATAATGATAAACAGTGACAATTAAACGGAGGAAATGGTATGGAAATGTATCAGGAATTATTAAAAGAGACGGAGAAAAATGGAAGTGCAGCACTGATAACTACATTGGGAGAGTCATTAGAAAAGAATGTGTTTCGAAAAGAAGAGGCATCTGAGATTATCCAAAATGCGGTCGAGGAAGCGAAAATGGAAGGGGAACCGCGTCTTGTAGAAGCCGGCGATAAAAAGTATTTTGTAGAATCATTTTGCCGTGAAGAGCGCCTGATTATTCTTGGAGGGGGACATGTAGGACTGGCATTGGCAGAGTTTGCTGCAAGAACCGGTTTTCAGGTATGTGTGGTGGACGACAGACCATCATTTGCAAACACAGTGCGTTTCCCGTGGGCAGCAGAAGTATTGTGTGAGGGATTTGCAAGTGCAATTGAAAAGCTTCAGATAAATGAATATGACTACATTACAATTCTTACAAGAGGACACAGACATGATGGGGACTGTCTGCGTGCATTGTATAAACAGAAAAAAAGTGCATATCTTGGTATGATTGGTTCCAGAAGACGAGTAAAACAGTTGAAAGGACAGCTTCACGAAGAAGAGAACATTTCACAGGAATGGTTAGATTTTATTCATTCCCCGATTGGATTGAGCATTGGAGCAGTCAGCCCGGAAGAAATTGCGATTGCAATTTTAGCAGAGATCATTCAGGTGAAGCGTACAGAACAAAGAACCGATAAGGTAATGTCGTCAGATGTGGATATGAGAGTGATGGAACGATTGGCTAACCCGGATGAAAAACGAAAAGAACAAGGGAAGGCCGTTGTGACAATTATTGAGACAAAAGGTTCTACACCGAGAAAATCAGGAGCAAAGATGATCGTATATGAAGATGGTACAATTGAAGGTACCATTGGAGGTGGATGTGCAGAAGCAGGTATATCACAGACAGCAAGACAGATTATTCAAAAAGGCGGTTATCTGATCCAGCATATAGATATGACAGGAGCAGTAGCGGAAGATGAAGGAATGGTTTGTGGCGGTGTTATGAAAGTGTTAATTGAGAAGGCATAAAAGACAGCAGTGACAGGATGGAGGAAGTTATAGAAGATGCAGTCAGCAGCAGAATTAAAACAATTATTAGACAGAATTGATCACAGAGGATATCCGGCATATAAAGATACAAAAGGACAATATCAGTTCCAAGGATATGTCTTTTCCATTGATCATGTGCAGGGAGACCCATTTGCATCCCCATCAAAGGTGAGTGTACAGGTGAAGGGGAGTACAGCAGGATTTCCGGAAGAATTATATAAAGGCAGACACCAGAGGGCAGCACTGCAAGATGAGATGACGCGTCAGTTTTATCGTGCAATTCAAAAGTATGCTTTTCGGGCAAAAGGCTCTGGGAAAAGCGGATTGATATCCGTGAGTAAATGTGGTCAGGAAGTGTTGGAACGTACTGCGTGTGAAATAAATCCAAAAAACGGAGATGTTAAGCTTCGTTTTGAAGTAGGATTCCCGGCAAATGGACGTACGATCAATGCACGAGAACTGGAAAAGATTGTATTTGGATTTCTTCCGGAGTGTGTGGAACAGAGTCTGTTTTATAAAAATTGTGATAAGAAACGTGTTCGTTCTATAATTGATCTTGCAGAGGATCAGCAATATATCAGAGACGAATTAGAAAAGAATGATTTGATTGCATTTGTGGCAAATGGAGCAATCCTTCCGAGAGAATCCGGTGTTTCGGATAAACCGATGAAGGGGGCGGTGAGATTTCAGTCGCCTAAGGAAATGGAAGTTACGATGAAATTGCCACACAAAGGAGAGATTTCCGGGATGGGAATCCGGCGAGGTATTACATTGATTGTCGGTGGTGGCTATCACGGAAAATCAACGTTGTTAAAAGCATTGGAACTGGGGGTGTATAACCATATAAAGGGGGACGGAAGAGAGTATGTGATCACGAAAGACGATGCAATGAAGATTCGGGCAGAAGATGGAAGAAGCATCAAAAAAACGGATATTTCGATGTTTATTAATGACCTTCCAAATGGAAAGGATACGAGAGGATTTTACACAGAAGATGCAAGCGGAAGTACGTCGCAGGCGGCAAATGTTATTGAAAGCATGGAAGCCGGGGCAAGTGTGATGCTGATTGATGAAGATACAAGCGCGACTAATTTCATGATTCGTGACGAATTGATGCAAAGAGTCATTCATCGGGATATGGAGCCGATCACTCCATTTATCGATCGAATTTTAGAACTGTATCAGGTATATGGCATTTCTACGGTGATAGTAGCAGGTAGTTCAGGTGCATATTTTCATATTGCGGATACAATCATCCAGATGGATCGTTATGAGCCAAAAGAGATTACAAAGCTGGCAAAAGAGACAGCGAAAGATTTTCCGGCGATGAGCGGGATGGAAAATCCGGCGGAAAAACCGGTTTTCATAAGATGTCCAAGACAAGGCAGAGGATTTAAACCGAATGACAGAATCAAAATGAAAACGATGGGAAAAGAGATGGTTCAACTTAATCGGGAGAACATTGATCTTAGATATGTGGAACAATTGGCAGATACCGAGCAGGTCAGTGCATTAGGATACTGTGTGAGATATGCGGAAAAGCATTTATTCCAGGGGAAAGATAGCATACAAAATGTAGTGGATAAACTGGAAGAAAAGATTTGCAGGGAAGGTCTTTCGAGTCTCTGTGAGAGTAATGCAAGTGTGGCAAATCTTGCAATGCCAAGAAGACAGGAAATATTTGCATGTCTGAATCGATATCGGGGGTTAAATCTATGAGATTTTTTCATTTATCTGATCTGCATATTGGAAAGCAGCTTCATTCATATAACCTGAGGCAGGATCAGGAGCATATTTTGCAGGAAGTAGTATCTTATGCAGAAAAAATAAGACCAGATGCAATTGTATTTGCCGGTGATATTTATGATAAATCGGTGCCATCTGCGGAAGCTGTGAGGATATTTGATGAGTTCCTCACAAAGCTTTCGAGTCTGGAACCTGCGATTCCGATTTTGATAATCGCAGGAAATCATGATTCTGCACAGAGGCTGAATTATGCCAGTCAGATATTGAAACGGCAGAACATTTATATAGCCGGAAATGTACCGGAAACAGAGGATGAATATTTAAAAAAACTGACTTTACAGGATGAAGAAGGCAAGGTGAATTTTTATTTTCTTCCGTTTTTGAAGCCGGGATATGTCAGAGGTGTGTTCGATGAAGAGATTCCGGAGAGTTATGAAGCGGCGGTAAGAAAAATACTGGAGCGGGAACATATTGATTGGAATGAGAGAAATGTATTGATATCCCATCAGTTCTATGCAGGAAGAGGACAGAAGATGGAGCGGTCAGAGTCTGAGACAGCATCAGTGGGCGGTCTGGATCTGATTGATAGCAGTTGCGTACAGAATTTTGATTATGTGGCACTGGGACATTTGCATGGGGCACAAAGAGCGGGAGCAGAGCATATCCGTTATTGTGGAACTTTGTTAAAATATTCGGTCAGTGAAGCGAATCAGAATAAAACACTGCACTTAATTTCACTTGGAAAAAAAGAAGATGCAGTACAGGTAGAAGAACTTCCATTACATCCGCTTCGGGATGTGCGAAAAGTAAGAGGAGAGCTCGAAGAAATCATTGCGGATGCGAAGCTTGAGAATAAAGATGATTATATCAGTGTGACATTGACAGATGAGGTGGATCCTTATAAACCAAAAGAGCAGCTAGAGAGAGTATATTCGCACATTTTAGAAGTACGTATGGATAATACAAGAACCCGAAAAAAACTAGAAGAGTTTGAAGAGGAAGCAGTGGTGTCAGACCCGCTGACTGTATTTGAAGAATTTTTTGAGGAAATGCAGGGAAGAGCGATGAATGAGGAAGAGAAGTCCCTTCTTGTAGAAGTATTAGAAGAAGCAGGAGAGTGAGAAAATGAGACCAGTCAAATTAATAATGTCAGCATTTGGTTCTTATGCAGGAGAGGAGATTGTTGATTTTTCAAAATTAAATACAGGACTTTTTCTCATTAGTGGGGATACCGGTTCGGGAAAGACAACCATATTTGATGCGATCACATATGCGCTCTACGATAAGACAAGCGGTGGAAAGCGTGAAGGAAATATGATGCGAAGCCAGTATGCTGAGGATGATGTGGAGACTTATGTGGAGTTTACATTTTCATATCGAGAGCAGATTTATACTATCCGAAGAAATCCAGAATATCAAAGACTTGGAAAACGGCGTCTGGCAGATGGCTCTCCACGTTACGTGAAAGAAACTTCAAAGGTAAGTCTGCTTATGCCGGATGGAAAAGAATTCAGAGGAAAGAAAAGGGAAATTGATGCAAAGATTGAAGAAATCATGGGATTGGATGCAAATCAGTTTATGCAGATTGCAATGATTGCGCAGGGAGATTTCTTAAAATTATTACATGCTGAATCAAAAGAACGAAAACTGATATTTTCAAAAATATTTCAGACAAATTTGTACTATCGGGTTGAGGAAAAACTAAAAGAGCGTGCAAAGCAGCTTTATATTCAGGTGGAGGAAACCAGAAAAGACATATTGAGAGAGATGGAGCGGGTAGAACTGCCGGACGAAATAGAAGACCGGGAAGAACTGGAAAAGAGATGGCTGCTCTTATCGAGTCTTGATATGCCTCCAATTGAGGAAGTGATGGATTGTCTGAGAGACATTGTGGAAATAGGCAAGAACTGGGAGAAAGAATCCGAGAAGCAGACCAATGCATTGCAGAAAAAAATCGAGACATTAAATCTTCAGATTCAAAGACAAGAGGAAATCAATGCATTGTTTCAGGCATTGGAGAAGGCACAGCAGGAGGAAGAAAAATTAAAGGAAAAAACGTCAGAGATTGTATTGCTTAAAGCCCGGATTACAGAGAGTAAATCTGCACAGAAGATTCTGGTGGAAGAACTGAAATTGCAGAAATTAAAGTCAGAATATGAGAAGGTTGAAAAGGCAGTAGGGGAATTAAAAGAATGGTTTGAAAATGTGATGCAAAAAGAATTAAAGTTGCAGGAAATTTATGAGAAATCACAGGAAATGTGGGAGAACAATAACGATTCACTGCAAGAACAGATTATTTGCCTATCTAATCTACTGCCGCATTATGAGAAAATCCGAAAACTGGAACAGGATAAAGAAAATGCAGTTGTGATTTTGAAAAAACATATGGAAAACAGCAGAACGGCATCTGAGAAATATGAAAATCTATATCAGCGATTTTTTGAAGAGCAGGCCGGAATTTTGGCAGGACAGCTAAAAGAGGGAAGAGCGTGTCCGGTGTGCGGCTCCATGACACATCCACACCCTGCAAGGATTAACCAGGATGCGCCGAATCAGCAGCAGGTAGAGAGCGCAAAGAAGGAGCGTGATGCTGCAGAAAAAAAACGTTCACAGGCGACAGAAGGTTTTCAGCAAATTCAGGGAGAATTAAAATCAGAATATGCACAGCTCGAGGAAGTTCTGGAGATGCAAAAGAAGGATGCAGAAGAAAGATGGGATGAAGAGCGTGTCCGGGAAAAACTAAAGGTCTTAAAACAAGAGCGTAATATTTTGCAATCGGACTATGAAAAAGCACAGAAAAATATGCAAAAGTTCAATGAGGAAAAAACGCATAAGAAAGGTCTGTTAGAGAGTAGGGAAGAGCAGCGCTTTGAGCTTGCGCAGAGTGTATCTGAACAAACAAAAGTGTGGGAGCAGGTATTTAAGGCAGAAAAATTCCAGAGCATAGAACGCTATGAACAGGCAAAGACCGGAATTTCAAAGATAGAAAAGCAGGAGGCGGAAATTCAGAAATATGAACAGGAGTGTGTTCGCGTTCAGACAACGATTCAGAATTTGAAAGAGCAGACGGCGTCAAAACAGCGGATAGATGTGAAAGAAGAACAGGAAACAGCAGCGAAATATCAGACCGAGTGGAAGGAATGGAAAGCAAAGCATCTGGCAAGACATAGTGTGCAGAATAAAAATAAAGAGGCACAAAAGAAATTGAAGAGCTATGCAGAAAAATCCGGCATACTTCAAAAGCGGTATGAGATGGTTGGCAACTTAAGCAGGACTGCAAATGGAAATCTGGCAGGAAGTGCAAAATTAGACTTCGAAACATATGTGCAGCGGAAATATTTCAAACAGATTATTGCAGCGGCAAACAGAAGGCTTGTAAAAATGACTTCCAATGAATTTATTTTACAGTGTCGGGAAGTGAAAAACTTAAGCAGCAGAGGAGAGGCCGGTCTGGATTTGGATGTGTACCATATGGTAAGTGCAACTACAAGAGATGTAAAGACATTGTCAGGAGGAGAGTCCTTTATGGCAGCACTTGCAATGGCATTGGGACTTTCTGATATAATCCAAAATACAGTGGGAGCAGTACAGCTTGAGACGATGTTTGTAGATGAAGGGTTTGGTTCATTAGATGATGAAGCAAGAGAACGTGCAGTACAGATACTCAAAGAGCTGGCGGGAGAAAAAACTCTTGTGGGAATCATTTCCCATGTAAATGAACTGAAAGAAGAAGTAGACTGGCAGCTACAAGTAAGAAAGACCGAAAAAGGCAGCCAGGCAAGATGGAATTTTTAATAGGTGTCAACGGGGAATGCCAACGGGGAGGAGAGTGTGAAACTTTTTCTGTAAAATAGTATTTAGAAGGTTCTTCTATGAGGGGAGTGCCAATCGGGGACGGAGTTTAGTGGCTTTTTTTGCTCGCAAAAAAAGCCACTAAACTCCGTCCCCGATTGGCACTCCCCTCCCCGTTGGCACTCCCGTCCCCTCTTCACTTTCAAAACATCCTCACACTTCTAACACAGAACGTTCACAAAAATCTGTTACCTTTGTATCAGTTTGATAGATTAGGGAGGTAAAGCGTTGATAGAGGTAAAAGATTTAGTGAAAAAATACGGAAGTCATCTGGCTGTGGACCATCTGAGTTTTACATTGGAATCAGGTAAGATTTATGGTTTTCTGGGGCCAAATGGTGCCGGGAAATCTACAACAATGAATATCATGACAGGATATCTGGGTGCAACACAGGGAAGTGTTCTGATTGACGGGCATGACATTTTGAAGGAGCCGGAAGAGGCGAAGAAACATATCGGGTATCTGCCGGAGCTTCCACCATTATATATGGATATGACAGTACAAGAGTATTTGGAATTTGCGGCAGAGTTAAAGAAATTGCCAAAAGAGAAAAGAGAAT
This Ruminococcus hominis DNA region includes the following protein-coding sequences:
- a CDS encoding glutamine synthetase III family protein codes for the protein MSTELINVADIFGENVFNDTVMQERLPKKIYKNLKKTIEEGKELDLETADVIAHEMKEWAIEKGATHYTHWFLPLTGVTAEKHDSFISAPLPSGKVLMSFSGKELIKGEPDASSFPSGGLRATFEARGYTAWDCTSPAFVRQDAAGATLCIPTAFCSYTGEALDQKTPLLRSMEAINTQALRLLRLFGNTTSKKVTPSVGVEQEYFLVDAEKFMQRKDLIYTGRTLFGAMPPKGQELDDHYFGTIRQRIASFMRDVNIELWKVGVSAKTQHNEVAPAQHELAPIYAEANIAVDHNQIIMQTLKRVACQHGMKCLLHEKPFAGVNGSGKHDNWSITTDDGINMLEPGKTPHENTQFLLVLACILKAVYKHADLLRQSAADPGNDHRLGANEAPPAIISVFLGEQLEDVRQQLISTGTATHSLKGGKLETGVATLPDLSKDATDRNRTSPFAFTGNKFEFRMVGSRDSVANPNIVLNTIVAEAFADACDVLEKADDFELAVHDLIKEYMVESDKVVFNGNGYSDEWVAEAERRGLPNIKSMVESIPAITTDKAVALFERFSVFTKAELESRAEIEYEAYAKAVNIEARTMIDMASKQFIPAVMKYTKQLADTVIAVKEAGVDAEVQAEALTEVSVLLKETKEALATLKKVTEEAAEKEEGEVQATYYHSEVVPAMEALRVPVDKLEMIVDKEAWPMPSYGDLIFEV
- a CDS encoding PTS fructose transporter subunit IIABC; protein product: MRIRDLLAPESICLNGAAADKKDVLNQMVDLMAKSGKVSDKENYLAAVFAREEEGTTGVGDGIAIPHGRCTGVNKPGLAAMVLPQGVEYEALDDEPVNLIFLIAAPEGAGNVHITILSKLSMMLMDDTFTESLRKAKSVEEFLNIIDAAETEKDDADAAKEKAAAQTDLAADKEKDNQKLILAVTACPTGIAHTYMAAESIEKAAKKKGYLVKVETRGSGGAKNVLTEEEIEAADGIIVAADTNVLMDRFDGKALIECQVSHGINKADELIDTIVSGQAEIYKAAAPAKKSNAQSMSGGVGHTIYKHLMNGVSHMLPFVVGGGILIAIAFLIDGLCIDLNALSAAERANFGTITPIAATFKTIGGVAFGFMLPILAGFIAMSIADRPGLVAGFVGGAIAANGTSGFLGALAAGFLAGFIVNLIKKVCEKLPDSLEGIKPVLLYPVFGVLLMGLSMTFIIEPIVGVINTGLNNGLGSLSGMNAVLLGAILGGMMSIDMGGPFNKAAYVFGTASIAAGNYNIMAAVMVGGMVAPCAIALATLLFKNKFTVEERKSGPTNFVMGLSFITEGAIPFAASDPLHVLPACIVGSALAGALSMAFNCTLMAPHGGIFVFPVVGNPIMYVVALVAGTIVGAILLGILKKTVENE
- the pfkB gene encoding 1-phosphofructokinase translates to MVYTVTFNPSLDYIVNVSDFKLGQVNRTEKEVMFPGGKGINVSIVLKNLGMESTILGFTAGFTGEEIQRRVKEMGCVEKLIPIANGYSRINLKLRSNEESEINGMGPEIGKEDIDKLYQMLDTLKAGDVLVLAGSIPASMPSTMYSDIMEYLQNKEVMIAVDATKDLLVNVLPFHPFVIKPNNYELGEIFNVTLKDKKDVIVYAKKLQEQGARNVLVSMAGDGAVLVAEDGSVYESEAPKGKVVNSVGAGDSMVAGFLYGYLTTQNYEIAFKNGVATGSASAFSENLATKEEVEAILNTL
- a CDS encoding ABC-ATPase domain-containing protein, with amino-acid sequence MQSAAELKQLLDRIDHRGYPAYKDTKGQYQFQGYVFSIDHVQGDPFASPSKVSVQVKGSTAGFPEELYKGRHQRAALQDEMTRQFYRAIQKYAFRAKGSGKSGLISVSKCGQEVLERTACEINPKNGDVKLRFEVGFPANGRTINARELEKIVFGFLPECVEQSLFYKNCDKKRVRSIIDLAEDQQYIRDELEKNDLIAFVANGAILPRESGVSDKPMKGAVRFQSPKEMEVTMKLPHKGEISGMGIRRGITLIVGGGYHGKSTLLKALELGVYNHIKGDGREYVITKDDAMKIRAEDGRSIKKTDISMFINDLPNGKDTRGFYTEDASGSTSQAANVIESMEAGASVMLIDEDTSATNFMIRDELMQRVIHRDMEPITPFIDRILELYQVYGISTVIVAGSSGAYFHIADTIIQMDRYEPKEITKLAKETAKDFPAMSGMENPAEKPVFIRCPRQGRGFKPNDRIKMKTMGKEMVQLNRENIDLRYVEQLADTEQVSALGYCVRYAEKHLFQGKDSIQNVVDKLEEKICREGLSSLCESNASVANLAMPRRQEIFACLNRYRGLNL
- a CDS encoding XdhC family protein, producing the protein MEMYQELLKETEKNGSAALITTLGESLEKNVFRKEEASEIIQNAVEEAKMEGEPRLVEAGDKKYFVESFCREERLIILGGGHVGLALAEFAARTGFQVCVVDDRPSFANTVRFPWAAEVLCEGFASAIEKLQINEYDYITILTRGHRHDGDCLRALYKQKKSAYLGMIGSRRRVKQLKGQLHEEENISQEWLDFIHSPIGLSIGAVSPEEIAIAILAEIIQVKRTEQRTDKVMSSDVDMRVMERLANPDEKRKEQGKAVVTIIETKGSTPRKSGAKMIVYEDGTIEGTIGGGCAEAGISQTARQIIQKGGYLIQHIDMTGAVAEDEGMVCGGVMKVLIEKA